In Xyrauchen texanus isolate HMW12.3.18 chromosome 23, RBS_HiC_50CHRs, whole genome shotgun sequence, a genomic segment contains:
- the LOC127617361 gene encoding neurogenin-1-like, which produces MCTAMETLYSDMDSSSCDYSSHTDDEDSRSSMQTSSPASSCGKPPASPADSLQEGTAELQQKKRRRGRARNEATVHVVKKNRRIKANDRERNRMHNLNDALDVLRSVLPAFPDDTKLTKIETLRFAHNYIWALSETIRIADQKQSKSRDVTPLLLSGLSCVAETPSPSSDSWASSASSSSSSPSYSNSDPGSPAAMDDFGYLQRDVYGYRNFVPGIY; this is translated from the coding sequence ATGTGCACTGCAATGGAGACTCTGTACTCCGACATGGACAGCTCAAGCTGCGATTACTCCTCGCACACGGACGATGAGGACTCGCGCAGCAGCATGCAAACGTCGTCCCCCGCATCCTCGTGCGGAAAGCCACCTGCATCTCCAGCCGACAGCTTGCAGGAGGGTACCGCCGAGCTCCAGCAAAAGAAGAGGCGCAGGGGGCGCGCGAGGAACGAAGCCACAGTGCACGTGGTGAAGAAGAATCGCCGGATCAAGGCAAACGACCGCGAGAGGAACAGAATGCACAACCTGAACGACGCATTGGACGTCCTGAGAAGCGTACTACCCGCCTTTCCCGACGACACGAAGCTTACCAAAATCGAGACTCTGCGCTTCGCTCACAACTACATCTGGGCACTTTCGGAGACCATCCGGATCGCAGACCAGAAGCAGAGCAAGTCACGAGACGTGACGCCACTGCTGCTCTCGGGACTAAGCTGCGTGGCAGAGACACCAAGTCCGAGCAGCGACTCTTGGGCATCCAGTGCATCCTCCTCATCTTCATCTCCGTCATATAGCAATTCAGATCCCGGCAGCCCAGCAGCTATGGACGATTTTGGATATTTGCAAAGAGATGTGTACGGCTACCGCAACTTCGTGCCTGGCATCTATTAA
- the LOC127617362 gene encoding DNA-directed RNA polymerase II subunit RPB7: MFYHISLEHEILLHPRYFGPNLLNTVKQKLFTEVEGTCTGKYGFVIAVTTIDNIGAGVIQPGRGFVLYPVKYKAIVFRPFKGEVVDAVVTQVNKVGLFTEIGPMSCFISRHSIPSEMEFDPNSNPPCYKTVDEDIVIQQDDEIRLKIVGTRVDKNDIFAIGSLMDDYLGLVS, translated from the exons atgttttatcaC ATCTCTTTGGAGCATGAGATTCTCCTCCACCCAAGATATTTTGGACCAAACCTTTTAAACACGGTCAAACAGAAACTGTTCACAGAGGTGGAGGGAACTTGCACTGGAAA GTATGGCTTTGTTATCGCAGTAACCACAATCGATAATATTGGAGCTGGTGTTATACAGCCTGGCAGAGGTTTTGTCCTGTACCCTGTCAAATACAAAGCTATCGTATTCCGTCCCTTCAAGGGAGAGGTGGTGGATGCGGTTGTCACTCAGGTTAATAAA GTTGGACTATTTACTGAAATTGGCCCAATGTCCTGTTTCATTTCTCGACAT TCCATTCCCTCTGAGATGGAGTTTGACCCAAACTCAAATCCTCCCTGCTATAAAACGGTTGATGAG GACATTGTGATCCAACAAGATGATGAAATACGACTAAAGATTGTGGGAACTCGAGTGGATAAGAATGATATT tttgccattggATCGCTTATGGATGACTACCTGG GTCTTGTCAGCTGA